The Mycolicibacterium doricum genome includes a region encoding these proteins:
- a CDS encoding 3-keto-5-aminohexanoate cleavage protein codes for MPSPPVYVQACINGARTPDQHPALPVTPDELAVAAVAAHEAGAQSVHLHPKGTDGADSLDPEIVGAAVVAVRHAAPGLPLGVTTGFWALPDARGRHRTVESWSVLPDFASLNWHEPGSPELAELLLSKGLGVEVGIFHADAAQSWAASELAPHCLRVMIELQEDGDTDTADALLDIVRSADSPAPILLHGLDQSCWPLLQHAGARRLQTRIGLEDTLLLPDGSAAPDNAALVAAAADLLSR; via the coding sequence ATGCCGAGCCCTCCCGTCTACGTCCAGGCGTGCATCAACGGTGCCCGCACGCCCGATCAGCACCCCGCGCTCCCGGTCACCCCCGACGAACTGGCGGTGGCCGCCGTCGCCGCCCACGAAGCCGGGGCGCAGTCGGTGCACCTGCACCCCAAGGGGACCGACGGAGCCGACTCGCTGGATCCCGAGATCGTCGGGGCAGCTGTCGTCGCGGTTCGCCATGCCGCACCGGGCCTTCCCCTCGGGGTGACGACGGGCTTCTGGGCGCTGCCGGATGCGCGGGGCCGCCACCGCACGGTGGAGAGTTGGTCGGTGCTCCCGGATTTCGCCTCGCTGAACTGGCACGAGCCGGGGTCGCCCGAGTTGGCCGAACTGCTACTGAGCAAGGGTCTCGGCGTCGAGGTGGGGATCTTCCACGCCGACGCGGCCCAGTCGTGGGCGGCCTCCGAGCTGGCGCCGCACTGTCTGCGGGTGATGATCGAACTGCAGGAGGACGGCGACACCGACACCGCTGACGCGCTGCTCGACATCGTGCGGTCCGCCGACTCGCCAGCGCCGATATTGCTGCACGGACTCGACCAAAGTTGTTGGCCCCTGCTGCAACACGCGGGTGCGCGCCGTCTGCAGACACGTATCGGTCTGGAGGACACGCTACTGCTGCCCGACGGCTCCGCTGCCCCGGACAACGCCGCGCTCGTGGCGGCCGCCGCCGACCTGCTCAGTCGCTGA
- a CDS encoding helix-turn-helix transcriptional regulator: MGSRPSTTRSGNPRPSRKRHRKPSTISGEPQLLKIDQVAMRLRVSVGCIRAWRLRGDGPPAIRIGTALRWDAAEVEAWLDSRRESRLDG, translated from the coding sequence ATGGGCTCTCGCCCGTCAACTACGAGATCAGGGAATCCAAGACCAAGCCGGAAGCGGCATAGGAAACCCTCCACGATTTCGGGGGAACCACAGTTATTGAAAATCGATCAGGTGGCTATGCGCCTTCGGGTTTCGGTGGGCTGCATCAGAGCCTGGCGCTTGCGGGGGGACGGTCCGCCTGCGATCCGCATTGGCACGGCACTTCGTTGGGACGCAGCGGAGGTCGAAGCCTGGCTCGATTCGCGGCGAGAGTCTCGCCTGGACGGGTGA
- a CDS encoding aldehyde dehydrogenase family protein has product MREYLKFYIDGQWVEPLRPNALEVDNPTTEEVSGRIALGSSADVDLAVNAARRAFATWSQTTREERLDVLQAILAEYQQRAGDLADAVSEEMGAPASLAAGPQVGMGLGHLMTAIDVLKNFEFEEQHGSTLVVKEPVGVCGLITPWNWPINQIACKVYPALATGCTMVLKPSEVAPYSAQIFTEIIDAAGVPAGVYNLVFGDGPGVGVPLSSHPDVDMVSFTGSTRAGIEVARNAAPTVKRVTQELGGKSPNVVLDDDDFAKSVAAGVSVMMMNSGQSCNAPSRMLVPNSRMDEAIEIAKQTAGAVKVGDPSDKTAIGPVASKAQFDKIQGLIQKGIDEGATVAVGGCGRPEGLDKGYYVKPTVFAHVTNDMTIAREEIFGPVLCILGYDDLDQAIEIANDTDYGLAGYVSAADLDKAREVARRIRAGSVAINHGFDMNAPFGGYKRSGNGREWGQFAFDEFLEVKAALGYAPEAAS; this is encoded by the coding sequence ATGCGTGAGTATCTGAAGTTCTACATCGACGGCCAGTGGGTCGAGCCGCTTCGTCCGAATGCCCTGGAGGTCGACAACCCGACCACCGAGGAGGTGTCCGGCCGGATCGCGCTGGGGTCGTCAGCCGATGTCGACCTGGCGGTCAACGCCGCCCGCCGGGCGTTCGCAACGTGGTCGCAGACCACCCGCGAGGAGCGCCTCGACGTGCTGCAGGCGATCCTGGCGGAGTACCAGCAGCGCGCCGGTGACCTCGCCGATGCAGTGTCCGAGGAGATGGGTGCGCCGGCGTCGCTGGCGGCGGGCCCCCAGGTTGGCATGGGTCTCGGGCATCTCATGACGGCGATCGACGTGCTGAAGAACTTCGAGTTCGAAGAACAACACGGCTCGACGCTGGTGGTGAAGGAACCGGTCGGAGTATGCGGGCTGATCACCCCGTGGAACTGGCCGATCAACCAGATCGCCTGCAAGGTGTACCCGGCGCTGGCCACCGGTTGCACCATGGTGCTCAAGCCGTCGGAGGTCGCCCCGTACTCGGCGCAGATCTTCACCGAGATCATCGACGCTGCAGGTGTTCCCGCCGGTGTCTACAACCTCGTCTTCGGCGACGGCCCGGGCGTCGGCGTCCCGCTGTCGAGCCATCCGGACGTCGACATGGTGTCGTTCACCGGGTCGACGCGCGCCGGGATCGAGGTGGCGCGCAATGCCGCGCCGACGGTCAAGCGGGTGACGCAGGAACTCGGCGGCAAGAGCCCCAACGTCGTGCTCGACGACGACGACTTCGCCAAGAGTGTGGCCGCGGGGGTCTCGGTGATGATGATGAACAGCGGTCAGAGCTGCAATGCGCCGTCGCGCATGCTGGTTCCGAACTCACGCATGGACGAGGCCATCGAAATCGCCAAGCAGACCGCCGGTGCGGTCAAGGTGGGTGATCCCAGCGACAAGACCGCGATCGGACCGGTCGCCTCGAAGGCGCAGTTCGACAAGATCCAGGGCCTGATCCAGAAGGGCATCGACGAAGGCGCGACGGTCGCCGTCGGTGGCTGCGGACGCCCGGAGGGCCTCGACAAGGGCTACTACGTCAAGCCGACGGTGTTCGCGCACGTCACCAACGACATGACGATCGCGCGTGAGGAGATCTTCGGGCCGGTGCTGTGCATCCTCGGCTACGACGACCTCGACCAGGCGATCGAGATCGCCAACGACACCGACTACGGGTTGGCGGGCTACGTCTCGGCGGCCGATCTGGACAAGGCCCGCGAGGTCGCCCGTCGCATCCGCGCCGGCTCTGTCGCGATCAACCACGGGTTCGACATGAACGCTCCGTTCGGCGGCTACAAGCGCAGCGGCAACGGCCGTGAGTGGGGGCAGTTCGCGTTCGACGAGTTCCTCGAGGTCAAGGCCGCGCTCGGGTACGCGCCGGAGGCCGCTTCGTAA
- a CDS encoding IS3 family transposase, with the protein MSVARFIADQRTKYRVPHTITCVLLGVSVSWFYKWITRAESADGLHTDTDRRRARLDTAVAAAFTAAKGLHGSPRLIADLRDLGWEVSEKTVAHSMRRQGLVARQIKRRNGLTKQDKTAPKFPDLVQRDFSAAAPDRKWVGDMTEIPTECGQKLYLATVLDLYSRRLLGAAMGLHPDADLACAAIKMAVAARGGRQVIWRDEQSERVIFHTDRGSTYTAHAFTTLCRQLGIRQSMGRVGSCFDNAAAEAFFSSLEWEVLSRNRFRDTIHAQAAVIDWCYTFYNHQRRHSAADGLSPVNYEIRESKTKPEAA; encoded by the coding sequence GTGAGCGTGGCACGTTTCATCGCCGACCAGAGGACCAAATATCGAGTGCCGCATACGATCACATGTGTGCTGTTGGGTGTCAGCGTGTCGTGGTTCTACAAGTGGATCACCCGTGCTGAATCCGCCGATGGGTTGCACACCGACACCGATCGGCGCCGCGCGCGCCTCGATACGGCAGTGGCGGCGGCGTTCACCGCGGCCAAGGGGCTGCATGGGTCGCCGCGGCTGATCGCTGATCTACGTGATCTGGGTTGGGAGGTGTCGGAGAAGACGGTGGCCCACTCGATGCGCCGCCAGGGTTTGGTGGCGCGCCAGATCAAGCGCCGTAACGGGCTCACCAAGCAGGACAAGACGGCACCGAAGTTCCCTGACCTGGTCCAACGAGATTTCTCCGCGGCGGCGCCGGACCGGAAGTGGGTCGGTGACATGACCGAGATCCCCACTGAGTGCGGGCAGAAACTGTATTTGGCGACCGTGCTGGACCTCTATAGCCGCCGGCTGCTGGGGGCGGCGATGGGCCTGCATCCGGATGCCGACTTGGCGTGTGCGGCGATCAAGATGGCCGTGGCCGCGCGCGGCGGCCGCCAGGTGATCTGGCGCGATGAGCAGTCCGAGCGGGTGATATTCCACACCGACCGCGGCAGCACCTATACCGCACACGCGTTCACCACGCTGTGCCGGCAGTTGGGGATTCGGCAGTCGATGGGCCGGGTCGGGTCGTGTTTCGACAATGCCGCAGCGGAGGCGTTCTTCTCCTCGCTGGAATGGGAAGTGCTGTCGCGCAATCGTTTCCGTGATACCATTCATGCGCAGGCTGCGGTTATCGACTGGTGCTACACCTTCTACAATCACCAACGCCGGCACAGTGCCGCCGATGGGCTCTCGCCCGTCAACTACGAGATCAGGGAATCCAAGACCAAGCCGGAAGCGGCATAG
- a CDS encoding antitoxin, whose amino-acid sequence MAFLDKVKNWVSKNPDKAGSAIEKAGDLFDQKTKGKYADKVNKAQGAAQNYVDKSDPQEQPPVSPPNPPLHP is encoded by the coding sequence ATGGCATTCCTCGACAAGGTGAAGAACTGGGTGTCGAAGAACCCCGACAAGGCCGGCAGCGCGATAGAGAAGGCCGGCGACCTCTTCGACCAGAAGACCAAGGGCAAGTACGCCGACAAGGTGAACAAGGCCCAGGGCGCGGCGCAGAACTACGTCGACAAGAGCGACCCTCAGGAGCAGCCGCCGGTCAGCCCACCGAATCCGCCTCTGCACCCCTGA
- a CDS encoding transposase codes for MTTPGNCWRSSRGRETPGRTPPKTTSRSSTPRSPQSPARWRPNLLVTIDGAGSSHAVIEHLTALNNRPGWSVAYSVGFDLDERARTAIGHTPEDVWSPALDPAGDPREDAQVAELTGLLRDSAGGDRLDGWPTDMRILVRREKIEHGTQLSLFEQLNGYRYQVTATATRGGQVQRLEARHRVHARVEGFIRNGKATGLARWPSASFAINTAWVTAAAIAIDLLCWTRLLLLDGPLAKAEPHTLRYRLLHAAARLVSHSRKLILRIPETWPWAQEFADAFNRVLAIP; via the coding sequence GTGACAACACCGGGGAACTGCTGGCGATCATCGCGCGGAAGGGAAACGCCGGGTCGAACACCGCCGAAGACCACGTCGCGATCATCGACGCCGCGGTCGCCGCAATCCCCGGCGCGGTGGCGGCCCAACCTGCTGGTCACCATCGACGGCGCCGGGTCCAGCCACGCCGTCATCGAGCACCTCACCGCGCTGAACAACCGGCCGGGCTGGTCGGTGGCCTATTCGGTCGGGTTCGATCTGGACGAGCGGGCCCGCACCGCGATCGGCCACACCCCCGAGGATGTGTGGTCACCGGCGCTCGACCCGGCCGGCGATCCGCGCGAGGACGCCCAGGTGGCCGAGCTGACCGGGCTGCTGCGGGACTCCGCCGGCGGGGACCGGTTGGATGGCTGGCCCACCGACATGCGGATCCTGGTGCGGCGGGAGAAGATCGAGCACGGCACCCAACTGTCGCTGTTCGAACAACTCAACGGATACCGCTACCAGGTGACCGCCACGGCCACCCGCGGCGGGCAGGTGCAGCGGCTCGAGGCCCGCCACCGGGTGCACGCCCGCGTCGAGGGGTTCATCCGCAACGGCAAGGCGACCGGTCTCGCCAGGTGGCCGTCGGCGTCATTCGCCATCAACACCGCCTGGGTCACCGCCGCCGCCATCGCGATCGACCTGCTGTGCTGGACCCGGCTGCTGCTCCTCGACGGGCCGCTGGCCAAGGCCGAGCCGCACACGCTGCGTTACCGGCTACTGCACGCCGCCGCCCGGCTCGTCTCCCACTCCCGCAAACTGATCCTGCGGATCCCCGAAACCTGGCCCTGGGCGCAGGAATTCGCCGACGCGTTCAACCGCGTCCTGGCCATCCCCTGA
- a CDS encoding DEAD/DEAH box helicase — translation MVSDESHNQSATQLDQLADLRPKGFFMASATPVMNDRFSKWAEALEAGEGGWRNLLTAGVARVRTRDVVEAELLKTTVELIDFQSGTDESLIGVLETMTRLRTAADDAGATVHPRAIYVVERSNSPRGSIEEPPPVKIWRFIRANGVPADEIAVYTDTKDLPEEAEKISSLSGLHDRYRHVIFNQTLQEGWDDPEAYVCYFDGVTRSYVRIKQIVGRVLRQPGAQHFADEILNTATLILNVPAESYDAVVSELRAEMRLYAPEDEPDVPLIKVKTRKDPLPSIPLKKEWQERLTLPKRTLRAPSMSAAVRAIGARASEWPEESLGAPGRGRRTVVSLEREEQERDEYLDVVRSARTQNGVYLRRHIQNRNRGCLNAIHPDTFRGDGYQQFSCLGSVAQTELKVLGDRVVEMYETGVEYQDDPDPDTATFTVGEYRPRGKDMAAFKRAAHGEYSTNDLNNDEREFAVALDALNVGVWVRNPATAAQGFGIPLPAKVDESTKFYPDFLWWVDEGLCWAIDTTGKHLLNAKVRGKLIALDHPRVALVVRGHVDLTTNTLSSKSGWTLVRARPNVTASGEVFDELPSLLERLATATGSPP, via the coding sequence GTGGTTTCGGACGAGAGTCACAATCAAAGCGCTACGCAACTCGACCAGCTAGCTGATCTTCGCCCTAAAGGCTTCTTTATGGCATCAGCGACACCCGTAATGAATGATCGGTTCTCGAAGTGGGCCGAAGCGCTTGAAGCGGGTGAAGGCGGGTGGAGGAATCTACTAACGGCTGGAGTTGCTCGGGTCCGAACCCGGGACGTGGTAGAGGCTGAGCTACTCAAGACTACGGTCGAACTCATCGACTTCCAAAGTGGCACTGATGAAAGCCTTATCGGTGTGCTCGAAACCATGACCCGCTTGAGGACCGCTGCTGATGATGCAGGCGCGACAGTGCATCCGCGAGCAATTTACGTTGTAGAACGTAGCAATTCGCCCCGGGGTTCGATAGAAGAGCCGCCACCTGTAAAGATTTGGCGGTTCATTCGGGCAAACGGTGTACCCGCCGACGAAATAGCGGTATACACCGACACGAAAGATTTGCCAGAAGAGGCAGAGAAGATCTCAAGCTTAAGTGGTCTCCACGATCGCTACAGGCATGTTATTTTTAACCAGACGCTTCAAGAGGGCTGGGATGACCCAGAAGCCTATGTTTGTTATTTCGACGGGGTTACTCGGTCCTACGTGCGGATCAAGCAGATAGTTGGTCGCGTTCTTCGCCAACCCGGTGCGCAGCACTTCGCCGATGAAATACTGAACACTGCGACGTTGATTCTTAATGTCCCCGCGGAGTCGTACGACGCTGTGGTGAGCGAACTTCGTGCGGAGATGCGCCTGTACGCGCCCGAAGATGAACCAGATGTTCCGCTTATTAAGGTAAAGACTCGAAAAGATCCTCTGCCTTCGATACCCTTGAAAAAGGAGTGGCAGGAAAGGCTGACGCTGCCGAAGCGGACTCTACGTGCCCCGTCTATGTCCGCAGCTGTAAGGGCAATTGGGGCACGTGCGTCCGAGTGGCCCGAGGAAAGCCTCGGAGCCCCAGGGCGCGGCCGGCGTACGGTTGTGTCGCTGGAACGGGAAGAGCAGGAGCGCGATGAGTACCTCGATGTTGTTCGAAGTGCTCGGACGCAGAATGGCGTTTACCTTCGTCGGCATATACAGAATCGGAACCGGGGCTGCCTTAATGCGATACATCCGGACACTTTTAGGGGTGACGGATATCAACAGTTCTCGTGTCTCGGGTCGGTGGCGCAGACTGAGCTCAAGGTCCTTGGTGACCGAGTAGTCGAAATGTACGAAACGGGCGTCGAATATCAAGACGACCCTGATCCGGATACGGCTACGTTTACGGTCGGCGAGTACCGCCCGCGCGGCAAGGACATGGCGGCGTTCAAGCGGGCTGCCCACGGTGAATACTCAACAAATGACTTGAACAACGACGAACGTGAATTCGCCGTCGCACTTGACGCATTGAATGTTGGCGTGTGGGTTCGCAACCCCGCCACAGCTGCCCAAGGCTTCGGTATTCCGCTTCCCGCGAAGGTCGATGAATCGACGAAGTTTTACCCGGACTTCTTGTGGTGGGTTGATGAAGGTCTCTGTTGGGCGATCGACACGACAGGCAAGCATCTGCTTAATGCGAAGGTGCGTGGAAAGCTCATCGCACTTGACCACCCTCGTGTTGCTCTGGTTGTGCGCGGACATGTCGACCTAACCACGAACACGCTGTCGTCTAAATCGGGATGGACATTGGTGCGTGCCCGGCCCAATGTGACGGCGTCTGGCGAAGTGTTCGACGAACTGCCTTCGCTTTTGGAGCGGTTAGCGACGGCGACGGGGTCGCCGCCCTGA
- a CDS encoding metallophosphoesterase, which translates to MTLRTETWYTSDLHIGHRLVANLRGFAETTDHDAEIAERWDRLVGDNDVVWVLGDISGGGRSSQLRALAWLADRPGTKHLVAGNHDGVHPMHVDAHKLLPAYLQTFASVQQSARRKLAGRYILLSHFPYLNTYEQNARDSRFNQWKMADLGAWLLHGHIHSSQRLAKRAIHVGLDAWGLSPVSLNVIAELIQKDRTDVAGDN; encoded by the coding sequence ATGACGCTCAGAACCGAAACTTGGTATACCTCAGATCTCCATATCGGTCATCGGCTCGTAGCCAATCTCCGTGGGTTTGCCGAGACGACCGACCACGACGCCGAGATCGCTGAACGATGGGACCGACTCGTAGGCGACAACGATGTCGTGTGGGTTCTCGGTGACATCTCGGGCGGCGGACGGTCCAGTCAGCTGCGTGCGCTCGCATGGCTCGCGGACCGCCCGGGGACCAAGCACTTGGTGGCGGGCAATCACGATGGTGTCCATCCGATGCACGTCGATGCTCATAAATTGCTCCCGGCGTACCTACAGACATTTGCTTCTGTTCAGCAGTCAGCGCGTCGCAAGTTAGCCGGGCGCTACATCTTGCTCTCACACTTCCCGTACCTCAACACTTACGAACAGAACGCGCGCGACTCCCGATTCAACCAGTGGAAGATGGCAGATCTCGGTGCTTGGCTGTTGCACGGTCATATCCACAGTTCACAGCGACTCGCCAAACGCGCCATCCACGTTGGGCTTGATGCGTGGGGTCTTTCGCCTGTATCGCTCAACGTGATCGCCGAGTTAATTCAGAAAGATCGCACGGATGTCGCAGGGGATAACTGA
- a CDS encoding transposase, with protein MSEKRKKYDREFREGAVRIVRETGKSIAAVARDLGVHEGTLGNWVAQDREAREGRAELSRDDVEELKRLRSENAELRMERDVLKRSVVLWVKEATK; from the coding sequence ATGTCAGAGAAGCGGAAGAAGTACGACCGGGAGTTCCGTGAGGGGGCTGTTCGGATCGTGCGTGAGACGGGTAAGTCGATCGCGGCGGTGGCGCGGGACCTGGGGGTCCACGAGGGCACGTTGGGCAATTGGGTGGCCCAGGACCGCGAGGCCCGCGAGGGCCGGGCTGAGTTGTCCCGCGACGATGTCGAGGAGCTCAAACGCCTGCGCAGCGAGAACGCCGAGCTGCGGATGGAGCGCGATGTCCTCAAGCGATCAGTGGTCCTGTGGGTGAAGGAGGCGACGAAGTGA
- a CDS encoding GAF and ANTAR domain-containing protein — protein MTMPQSQDLAMRMAELARTLASPRGLDEILSSVTAAAKELIPGVDAAGILLVGRGGTFESVAQVTDVPHQLDELQMRYNEGPCVQAALQDVVVRTDDFREETRWPQYAPACVEVGVLSGLSFKLYTADRTAGALNLFGFSPRVWDTDAETTGTVLAAHAAAALLAHREGEQLRSALSTRDRIGQAKGIIMERYKVDDVQAFEMMRRLSQDGNKKLTEIAQQVIDTRS, from the coding sequence ATGACGATGCCGCAGAGCCAGGACCTCGCCATGCGCATGGCGGAGTTGGCGCGCACCCTCGCCTCGCCTCGCGGCCTCGACGAGATTCTCTCCAGTGTCACGGCAGCGGCCAAGGAACTCATCCCGGGCGTCGACGCGGCGGGTATCCTGCTCGTCGGTCGCGGGGGCACGTTCGAATCCGTGGCTCAGGTCACCGACGTACCTCATCAACTTGACGAACTGCAGATGAGGTACAACGAAGGGCCGTGTGTGCAGGCCGCGCTCCAAGACGTCGTGGTGCGCACCGACGACTTCCGGGAAGAGACGCGTTGGCCGCAGTACGCCCCCGCGTGCGTGGAGGTCGGGGTCCTCAGCGGGCTGTCGTTCAAGCTCTACACCGCCGACCGGACCGCCGGTGCACTCAACCTGTTCGGGTTCAGCCCCCGGGTGTGGGACACCGACGCGGAAACCACCGGCACGGTGCTGGCCGCCCACGCGGCCGCCGCGCTACTCGCCCACCGTGAAGGGGAGCAGTTGAGGTCCGCGCTCTCCACGCGTGACAGGATCGGCCAAGCCAAGGGCATCATCATGGAGCGCTACAAGGTCGACGACGTCCAGGCCTTCGAGATGATGCGCCGACTGTCACAGGACGGTAACAAGAAGCTCACCGAGATTGCACAGCAGGTGATCGACACCCGCAGCTGA
- a CDS encoding Hsp20/alpha crystallin family protein — MLRFDPFSDLDTLTRGLLSSQTGSNRTPRFMPMDLCKIDDHYVLTADLPGVDPGSVDVNVDNGTLTISAHRTARSDDSAQWLANERFFGSYRRQLSLGEGVDTAAISATYENGVLTVTIPMAERAKPRKIDVAHGGGQKSIKPTTVDAE; from the coding sequence GTGCTTCGCTTTGATCCGTTCAGTGACCTAGATACCTTGACCCGGGGTTTGCTGAGCAGCCAGACCGGATCAAACCGCACTCCCAGGTTCATGCCGATGGACCTCTGCAAGATCGACGACCACTATGTGCTGACCGCCGACCTTCCCGGCGTCGACCCCGGTTCGGTCGACGTCAACGTCGACAACGGCACGCTCACCATCTCGGCGCATCGCACGGCCCGATCCGATGACTCCGCGCAGTGGCTTGCCAACGAGCGGTTCTTCGGCAGCTACCGGCGGCAGTTGTCGCTCGGTGAGGGCGTCGACACGGCGGCGATCTCCGCGACCTACGAGAACGGCGTGCTCACCGTCACGATTCCGATGGCCGAACGCGCCAAACCGCGCAAGATCGACGTCGCCCATGGCGGCGGTCAGAAGTCCATCAAACCGACAACCGTCGACGCGGAGTAA
- a CDS encoding transposase produces MCSPALDPAGDPREDAQVAELTGLLRDSAGGDRLDGWPTDMRILVRRENIEHGTQLSLFEQLNGYRYQVTATATRGGQVQRLEARHRVHARVEGFIRNGKATGLARWPSASFAINTAWVTAAAIAIDLLCWTRLLPLDGPLAKAEPHTLRYRLLHAAARLVSHSRKLILRIPETWPWAQEFADAFNRVLAIP; encoded by the coding sequence ATGTGCTCACCGGCGCTCGACCCGGCCGGCGATCCGCGCGAGGACGCCCAGGTGGCCGAGCTGACCGGGCTGCTGCGGGACTCCGCCGGCGGGGACCGGTTGGATGGCTGGCCCACCGACATGCGGATCCTGGTGCGGCGGGAGAACATCGAGCACGGCACCCAACTGTCGCTGTTCGAACAACTCAACGGATACCGCTACCAGGTGACCGCCACGGCCACCCGCGGCGGGCAGGTGCAGCGGCTCGAGGCCCGCCACCGGGTGCACGCCCGCGTCGAGGGGTTCATCCGCAACGGCAAGGCGACCGGTCTCGCCAGGTGGCCGTCGGCGTCATTCGCCATCAACACCGCCTGGGTCACCGCCGCCGCCATCGCGATCGACCTGCTGTGCTGGACCCGGCTGCTGCCCCTCGACGGGCCGCTGGCCAAGGCCGAGCCGCACACGCTGCGTTACCGGCTACTGCACGCCGCCGCCCGGCTCGTCTCCCACTCCCGCAAACTGATCCTGCGGATCCCCGAAACCTGGCCCTGGGCGCAGGAATTCGCCGACGCGTTCAACCGCGTCCTGGCCATCCCCTGA
- a CDS encoding cupin domain-containing protein: MSELPQWAQQLDLSPHPEGGWYRETWRSDLTVTQSALPPDYTGPRSAGTAVLFLLMPGQQSAWHTVRSAELWLYHRGSPLTLEIGSHQHSATAHLLGSDIDAGESPQLVVPPRHWQRARPRDDEPTLVSCVVVPGFDFADFELGAVSD; the protein is encoded by the coding sequence ATGAGCGAACTCCCGCAGTGGGCACAGCAGCTCGACCTGTCGCCGCACCCCGAGGGCGGCTGGTACCGGGAGACCTGGCGCAGCGATCTCACCGTCACCCAATCCGCGCTACCCCCGGACTACACCGGTCCGCGCAGCGCAGGAACCGCGGTCCTGTTTCTGCTCATGCCGGGTCAGCAGTCAGCGTGGCACACCGTGCGCAGCGCCGAACTGTGGCTGTATCACCGCGGCAGCCCGCTGACACTCGAGATTGGGTCCCACCAGCACTCGGCCACAGCACATCTGCTGGGCAGCGACATCGACGCCGGGGAAAGCCCCCAGTTGGTCGTGCCCCCGCGGCACTGGCAGCGCGCCCGGCCGCGGGACGACGAGCCCACCCTGGTGAGTTGTGTGGTGGTACCCGGCTTCGATTTCGCCGACTTCGAGTTGGGCGCTGTCAGCGACTGA
- a CDS encoding type II toxin-antitoxin system Rv0910 family toxin has translation MAKLSVSVDVPLPPEKAWECASDLSRYKEWLSMHRAWRSKLPETLDKGARIDSIVEVMGMPNRIHWTIVHYKPPQAMTLNGDGRGGVKVKLMAKVKPSDEGSTVTFDIHLGGPALFGPIGMLVAGALKSDIRESLDRFKAVFAPA, from the coding sequence ATGGCGAAGCTGTCCGTCTCCGTGGACGTCCCCCTACCGCCGGAGAAGGCGTGGGAGTGCGCCTCTGACCTGTCGCGATACAAGGAATGGCTGTCTATGCACCGGGCGTGGCGGTCGAAGCTACCCGAGACGCTGGACAAGGGCGCCCGCATCGACTCGATCGTCGAGGTGATGGGCATGCCGAACCGGATCCACTGGACCATCGTGCACTACAAGCCCCCGCAGGCGATGACGCTGAACGGCGACGGCAGGGGTGGGGTGAAGGTCAAGCTGATGGCCAAGGTGAAACCGTCCGATGAGGGGTCGACCGTCACGTTCGACATCCACCTCGGTGGCCCCGCGCTGTTCGGGCCGATCGGCATGCTCGTCGCCGGTGCGCTCAAGAGCGACATCCGCGAGTCACTCGACCGGTTCAAGGCGGTCTTCGCCCCGGCCTGA